Sequence from the Solea senegalensis isolate Sse05_10M linkage group LG1, IFAPA_SoseM_1, whole genome shotgun sequence genome:
GGAAGCAGTTTTGCCTAAAAAACATCTAGAGTTACTTGGTCTGGTCAGCTGCCAGTGTAATTCCTAGACTTAAAGGATGAATCTGGGTCATTAACATTGCTGATGAGCCTTTAAGCAAACACATAAAACGTCCATAACTTCTATGTTGGAGCCGCTAAACGACCAACAGATGACATTTATATTGCAAACCGGTCAGCCTCTACTGTATGCGTGAGACTTTCAGATGGACAGGTGAAGTTTCTGACCTCATAACCTTTAAATAGCACGAGCGGGAAGCCGCTTTAATCAGCTGCCATTactgcatgatgggaaatggTGTTCAAAACATGTAATTAAAGCGCTCCGTTGTCAGTCACAGTCGTTGAAAATAGTCTTCACAaagtctctgagtgtgtgtgtgtgttgaaagtATTACTCAAGTTGCACACATCTTGCTTCAATTAAAGCTGTGGTCACTTTGCACAACCCTATGGAACTCTGGGTAAACAGGAGCTCTGCGCTGTGAATGCCATCGTTCGCTgacgcgctcacacacacacacacacacacacacacacacacacacacacttaacacactgaaacatacaaatgcatatttttattcttgctgcctgtgtgtgtgtgtgtgtgtgtgtggtctcaaCTCTTGATACtggttttaataaaacatattcttcaaagaaaaagaatcacacagGCTTCGTATTCTTCTGCTGAATGTGATCCTTTGTTATGAGTTGTGTTCAGCATGCTCACCTAATGATACCCCCAGTTTGAGTGAACCACTTTCCCCCCGATCACACTGTCCTAATAATACTGCTCTTATAATTCACCGTAACCACTCAGTGGCCAGCGcataaatatgtttgccacAGATTTTTAAAGGCCGCTGTGAGAACAATACAAGTTCATAATTGTGACTGTAAAACTTTCCATAGAAACCGACATGAGTTTGAGTTGAATGTTATTCTTGGTGGCTCGTCCCTCCCACTTTGGGGGTAAGGGAACACTCAAATCATGTATGTGTATGACCCTGTGGCAACAGAGCGAAGACTGCCTACACAAACCCAGAACGCATCAAAGAGTCCACCTGGCAAACAACTGTGGTCCCAACGAGCCATTATCCCCATCACGCACAACCACCGCGTGTTCAGTTTACACAGAGATTACTGAGCGGCTATAGCATTCTGGGATTATACTCGCATATATATGAAATCCTGTTATTACATctgtttttatacatattttgattcagtactttttgaattttgatCTGATAATTATGGGATCTGACTTTTTAACCCCACAATATCAAGTACCACGCTGTCATTATGagattcatccattcatcaaccgctttatccttcacacaAGGGTTTTTCCGGGGGGGCAACAATcatcacacctacagtcaattaagAGCGTCTAATTTGcctcatccccaaatctgcatgtttttggactgttggaggaaaccagagatGATTTTGTGATAGTCAGACaaatatgtgaaaaaataataagaaatgtgatttctttaaaaacatttccttccttccttcctttaaaTCTCTAACTTTGTCTTAGTCGGTAAACTTCTTGAAGTTAGAATGGCTCAATACCACTTTAACTGAATCTGAGGTAGTAGCAGTtatgtttttcactttgaaataaaaaatactttactCATTATGTCCCTTTGTTGACCTAAAAgtgcataaaaacaaagaggtgCACTGTAGTAGCCGTcaaggttgtttttctttaaaaatttcaaataaatgatgtttgtcATATTTAACCCAGGTGCAACTCAAAGGTTAGCAACAGCATTAGTTTCCCTAAGTTAAGATAAATATTTGCACGCACGAGCCGGCCAGTGCTACTGTAGGAATTTATGTCGGaatatttgagggacagtgaaaagtgaaaagttaaCAACTTACCTGTTAATAAGACATTGAGCTGATGTATTTGTGTTTAGGGAAGCATTTACATCATATTTAGGGTAAACAAATCACATCAGATTTCTTTGCAGATATCCAATCCAGTCATTTTGGCCAGCTCATTCTTATTTTTGAACCTACCTGAGGTAAGCGTTGGTTCATCCAGTTGACTATGGAGGCTCTCGGGTGAACAGTCAAGTTCTGAATCCCCAGAAGAAAGCTTGTTTCCACTACTGTCCTCCCAGCAAAGTCCCTGGCCTCGCTCTGGTCCAGACGCCTCAGGTGGCTTGTCCAGGTAGAGATCTCCaacagacgaggaggaggaggtcatcAAGGGACTGACCGAGGACATCACAGACGTTGTACTAGTCTCTGACGAGTTTGTCCTCGTCAGTATGTATAATTCCTCCTGTTTTACAAGCGACCTGTCAATCACGTGAGGTTTGAACTCCGGTGGCaccagagcctgagacacaggcAGGCAGAGTTCAGGAAGTGGAGTGGATGGAGGGACTCCAGACGAGGTGTGGACGagtggagaagaaagagagacaaaagatgCAGCACCTGTTTCACTCTTGCACAAAACTATCTTCTGTTTAGGTCCATCACCCTCActcttctctccatctccttcCCGCTCTCCATCCAGACCTCGACATGAGCAGTTTGCTAGAGTCCCAGGACTGACCGCCTGGCTGCAGTCCTCATTCTCCCCGACCTCCAGAGGCTCACGAATggaaatcacacacacgcaggaacCTACAATAAGAGGAGACACACTcacaacctcctcctcctcttcttccgaCACCTCTTCTGGTTCTCCAGAGCCTTCGCTCTGATCCTCTGTCACCGCCTCCTTCATATTTGCTTCCGTCTCCGTCCTATCTGCTGTAAACGGCAGCGAGACCTTGACTTCAGGTACAGATGTGAGGAACGTGCACGGTGGGTCGTCTGTTGGGTTGTGAGGTGCTTGGCAGATGAGCTTGGTCGTCTCACACGGTGCACACTTGGGGCCTCCGCTGTGGTATAGAGGGGCCAAGGTCTCCTAGAAGGAAAGAAGAATTGTCACTTTCTGcatgcattttaaacatttcccaAATCCTATGTTCACAAGTaagtactgtttgttttttttatattttcacagATAGAACATGTGGCTGACTTGATGGCAGGTGAAAACACTCATTTATTGTAAAGGTAACCCATCATTTCTTCCACTATTTTAAACGTTTCACGTGTTACAAGTGGCATCAACATTTTCCAAGGTCCTAAAATTGATTTAATTGAAGCATTACCTGCTGTATTCTTGTCCTCTTCAGATTCTGAACACACGATCGCAGATTCACTAAACAAAGAGGCAACACACTGCACATCACAATActacaagaaagaaaacatcagtCGTATGGAGAACTTTGAGCTGTAACTCACCAGAGAGTAATTTCAGTTTGTCCTTGTAGCAGAAGAGGAGCAGGATGAGGAGACACAGAACAGTGATGACTGACAGAACCGAAACTATGACCCACGAGGAAGCTGCGCCTGTGAGAAAGGCAACTTCAGAGCTCTCGTTTCTACATTTACTGTCAGTTTACTGCTCAGTAGAATcaagtctgtttgtttgttttttttttcaaaaaacgTGGAGCAGCAGGACTCGATTGCTTTGATTGATTTCTGCAGATGTGAAACTTTGCTTGAAAGTGTGGCACGTGTTTCACGTTACTCACCAGACACATGTGGTCCACACACTGCATCAGCCTGAGCGCTGCCTGGATGAGTCTCAGTCCTGCCCTCAGCCTTACAGCTGGAAGAGCAGGGAAAAAAATCGGATTAAATAGGAAAACCTACATGGGGAAATGTGTTATTGATTCagattgttttattcttttattcccCCCCAAACACAGTGCATCACCAAGCTTCCAACCTCCCACTCGAGATAGAtttgtctccgtctgtctgtcaatcatcatcatcatcatcgttgtcAACAGATCTGGACAGCGGTGGAAGCTGGTGTGTGGCTTGTGgtctgcgtgtttgtgtgtactgaTTTTTTGTTACTTATATAAGGAACCTTTCTGGTATGACACAATGACTTCTTCAGGGCCAGAGagcctcatggggaccaaagcctggtcctaataaggcaggACCCCGATTCTGAGGCTCCGGTGACACATTTTGAATGTAATATACATGTCAACTATTCCAAAGGGGCAAAAAATCAAACAGCACTCTGTGGTTCTTTATCATTAATCCACTGCAATGAAATATTCTCCCTGGCTGCACagaaatgtgagtgtgtgtgtgtgtgtgtgtgtgtgtccacgctTACCTCGTCCATGGTCTGCACTGTTCGACGTTGTTGTCGGCAGAGAAAAAGCCTTTCTTGCACGCGACACAGATCTTCCTTCCATTGGTGGATTCTGAAACAAACGGCAAATACATACATATCACAGTATGTATTTGTACATTGTGTacgctgtgtcactgtgtggcACTGTGGACGTGacttgtgattgtgtgtctcACCAGGATCGACCTCGAGTCCGTACCCAGCACTGCAGATGGGTATCCTCTCACAGTACTCACAGTTGATGGGGTAGCATTGCAGGTGAGGGAGGCAGCGACACGGTTCCTCTGCAACTGGATTCTCAGGCCGCTCCGTAAATCCCTTAACTAGGAGTCAAAGCGAGTGGGAGAGTGTTTTAGAGCAAAGTTAGGTCCAAAACCGTTTTGTGCTGTGTCTAAAACTGCACTGCATAAACTGAATCTGTGCTTGCTGCTTCTGTTTAGTTTGGAACTGTAGTTTTGAGATAAACAACTCCAAAGTAATTACAGATAATTCGTTTTTTTATTCCAGTTTTAGTTTCCCTCACAGAGATGTTATTCTTTTCCTTGGCCAAGATaaaagtgtatatatgtatatttatgcaTTCTAATTGATGCATAAGCCCATGTGACACTTTCCTGGataattatttttatcaatTCTAACATCAACAATTACAGACTGGAACATTCTCTGTGGTGATCAGAGAAAATCTCGTTAAAGTCGACTCTCAAATTTCACTACGACAATAAATACTTAAGGCCGCTTTCATGGTTATTTTTTAAacccacaaagaagaagacgtCGGTACTGACTTGGATCGCAGAACTTCTGCTGAAGACAGCGATCCTCTTCAGTCAAGCCGGGTTGGTATTCGCCACGattacatttaatacatttcgTCTGGTGGAAATCAGTGCAGTGGGTGAGCACACGTAAGCCTGAGaggaaaaatggaaagaaagagaCGTTAGGGAGGGAAAATAAAGACGATTGTATCAACAAGAAAAACTCTGTTAAACTCTGTTTGaagctgtttttctcttttagaCTAGATTAGTGGGTATGTGATGTAAATGgaaatgtgtgtctgtaagaCAAGAAGTCGAAGTGCCATTTATTCAATGATTGGCATCAGCCGGCTATAATTTCATTAAACGTGCTTATTTTcatgttctcagaaacttgatctTGCTCAGAAACCGAGTTTTTTTCCATATGAATGTTTTTGATCAGCTGTTTTATGTGTTTAACATTTAGGTTATACATGATTTctatttaaaatagaaaagttCACCGCGGTGCAGACAGACATGACAAATGGGGACACAGACAATAAGTGGTATAAGTTGTTAATCAGCAAATGTGTATGCAATTTTCTGCATCATATGTTAAGCTCTGATTtctagagagtgtgtgtgtgtgtgtgtgtgtgtgtgtgtttgtgtgagtgatcTCTTTCTACACTTGTGttgacaataaaatgtcattgttaagACGTTCAGTTTTCAGGGTTTTGAGGTTCAGGCTGGTTTTTGAGTGAAGTTTAGGTCAGGGTTAGTGTAGTAAGTGTAGTTAGTGTATTATTCTTACCTGGCCCACACTTCTTGCAGCACCTGGAGTCTTTAATGTAATGACTTTCATCACACTTGACAGGTTTGGAGATCACATCCGTCCATCCCACATCTGTATTGCTGATCCTCTGATGGTCGCGGGGGGAGCGGGAGCCAGGCTTCGAGATcacatccttaaaaaaaaacaaacatgtcaaatattaaaaataggctttctgttgttttgtaagTTTAGCTTTTAATATGACAGTGTGTTCTTtctgcaaacaaaaaataacccAGTTTGATTTTACTGAACCATTATTTTCCCTTGATAAACGCCACGCTTCACTGCGTCTCCCCTCTTCACTCTTTATTCACATGAGATATTTTGAGATGTCAGTGAGTaatgagaggaagaggacgatGGTTAGAACATTTCCAAGACACAACCAGGAATTCTTTCCACAATGTCAGAAGCACTTGACCGCAGCAGCGTTCAGCCTCCAAACCAACAAACTGAAACCCTATAACACCCAGACTCACAAAGAGAACCAAACGGAATTAAATGCAATCATCTCTAATTGGACTTGAATTAATAAACAATGGACTGCAGATGCTTTCCCGCTCCACATTAGTgagatattaaaatgtaattcatgTAATTATCAGCTTAGTCAACTGGCCCATTacataaatacaacaaagaGAATGAAATGTGGGATTTAAAAAGGATCTCATGGGTGTGACACTTCTGAAAAATCAGTCGTCCTGCTTTATTTTTAccataaataaagcaataaagtCTTTTTTGCCATGATTCATCAGTGAAATCCACAGCATTAGCACGGAGCACCAGAGTTCTTGTTACAGTGAAACATCTGGGAACTctagtaaaaaagaaaaaggtccaCAAAGGTAAAAccaagcacacatacacagtgtacCCACCCACCAGCCGCCCTCACCACACTGCTGAATTAGAGAATCTGGCTGTTGTGACAGAAACTATGCCAAAGCCACAGTGTCTAtataaatgtagaaaaacacaACCTATAGACCAGACTGTGCTCTGACCTTTTTCACATTCAGCACTTCTCAACGTTTATTTTTCCCATGAAATTATACACCTTTTTTGTCCTATAGTAATTTGTACACTGGAGAAAAATTGGTGCTGCAGCAACATTCAGCAGAAACAACTTCCTTTCTGTCATTATAGCAACTGGAACTTTCTTTCCTATGatgtatctgtgtgtctgcGACTTACGATGCATATAGAAATGCCCTGTCCTCTTGGTGTAGTATCATATTCATGCATTagtatgataaaaaaaaaaaaatcaacaatcCAACAATCCATGGGAGCAAATCAAAAAGAGAAATATATGGATACTGTTCTATTCAAACAGCCTTCTCTTGCTTTCACACACCTCCACGGCAAAAATCTGTCGAGTATGGGCGTCTGTCTGCTCGGCCTCGggcaaaaacagcaacaacatgaaCACGAGCAAGCGTTTAATTACCTCCCACTCAGTGTCTCACACATCAGCCAGTCTTTGTTTTATAATCTTACCAGAGAAATAATGAAGCTCATGGCTCCGACCGCAGCTCTAATGAGGACCATGTGCTGCAGTAAACAGATGTGACAGAGGTAGGGAAAGGTTCCCATAACTATAATGTTCATGTCTCGGAGTGGATTAGATGGAttagatcagattagattagatagatCGATGAAGACACATCTGCAGAGACATTGTTGGTCAGTCAACAAGACTGAGCCAGAGCACACAAGAACCCGAAAGAATGCTGCGAGCTGTGTTTTCGCTCCGGCCACATCTAAACATTGGGTCTCAGCTAACATGGGCCAAGATGTTTTCACACACTaaacacaggaagaagaaag
This genomic interval carries:
- the tnfrsf11a gene encoding tumor necrosis factor receptor superfamily member 11A, with translation MRLTFSTSWIFRGWITCALVTFYAQDVISKPGSRSPRDHQRISNTDVGWTDVISKPVKCDESHYIKDSRCCKKCGPGLRVLTHCTDFHQTKCIKCNRGEYQPGLTEEDRCLQQKFCDPIKGFTERPENPVAEEPCRCLPHLQCYPINCEYCERIPICSAGYGLEVDPESTNGRKICVACKKGFFSADNNVEQCRPWTSCKAEGRTETHPGSAQADAVCGPHVSGAASSWVIVSVLSVITVLCLLILLLFCYKDKLKLLSVNLRSCVQNLKRTRIQQETLAPLYHSGGPKCAPCETTKLICQAPHNPTDDPPCTFLTSVPEVKVSLPFTADRTETEANMKEAVTEDQSEGSGEPEEVSEEEEEEVVSVSPLIVGSCVCVISIREPLEVGENEDCSQAVSPGTLANCSCRGLDGEREGDGEKSEGDGPKQKIVLCKSETGAASFVSLSSPLVHTSSGVPPSTPLPELCLPVSQALVPPEFKPHVIDRSLVKQEELYILTRTNSSETSTTSVMSSVSPLMTSSSSSVGDLYLDKPPEASGPERGQGLCWEDSSGNKLSSGDSELDCSPESLHSQLDEPTLTSGQVLGNHNTTFISSGQVMNFSGDVIVVYVSQTSVGSEGTGPDDAFGSPVQEEASEAAPVFRGNPRSRGDSTSHTTVLDETLPVHEMMEERPMGK